A region of the Nocardia asteroides genome:
GTCGGTGAACGGTTCCATGCCGCACAGGACGGTATGGCAGCCGCGGACAAGGCGTTCGCGATCCTCGAATCCACGCCTGCCGAGCGGGCCGGCATCACGGGGACGGCACCGGACGAGTCGATGGCAGTCCACAAGGGCGGCGGCATCGAGGGGTGGAAACCCGCCGTGACGACGTTCGGCCGCGGCATCTCCGCAGGGGGTGCTGCGACGATCGCTCTGCGCGACCTCTCGGTGCGGGCCCGGGACGGGTTCGCACCCGCGGATTTGTCGGCGACCTTGCGGCCCGGCTCCCTCACGGTGCTGGCCGGTCCCAACGGAAGCGGCAAAACAACTGCCGTGCAGGCGATCCTGGGGCTGCTCAGCCCTGACCGAGGCGCTGCGACCGTCGACGGCGTGGACGTACGTGAGCTGGACGCGGACCATTGGTGGGCGCGGGTGGCGTGGCTGCCGCAGCGTCCGGTCCTGGTGCCGGGCACCTTGCGGGACAACCTGGACCTGCTCGGCGTGCACACGGCCGACCACACCGCGCCCGGTCCCGCGCGAGTCGTCGGCGATCTCGAAGCGGCATGTCTGGCGACCGGTTTCGACGCCGTGCTGGACGAACTGCCCGACCGCTGGAATACCCTCGTCGGGCCCGGCGGTGTGGGTCTGTCGCTCGGCCAGCGCCAACGTCTCGCGCTGACCAGGGTGCTGGCCACCGACCGCCCGATCCTGCTGCTCGATGAGCCGACCGCGCACCTCGATGCGGTCGCCGAAGCCACCGTGCTGGCCGCCCTCCAGGGAAGGGCCCGCGCGGGAGCGACAGTCGTCGTGATCGGGCATCGTCCCACCCTGCTCGCCGCGGCCGACCATGTCGTGCGGGTACGAGCCGACCGAGCGGAGGCCCTCCGATGAGCACGCGAATAGCCGCTCGTCCGCGCGGTGCGGGCGCTCTGCTCGATGATCTGCGCCGGATGTGGGCGCTGCTCGCATTGTCTCGCCTGCGGGTCGCGGTGGCGATCGGGTGGGGTGTGCTGGCGCTGGGCAGTGGGCTCGGGCTCGCGGCGCTGGCGGCGTGGTTGATCGCGCGAGCCTGGCAGATGCCGCCGGTACTCGACCTGAGCATCGCCGTGGTCACGGTGCGCGCGCTCGGGATCTCCCGTGGTCTGTGCCGGTATCTGGAACGACTCGCCACCCACGACGTCGCCCTGCGAGCCATGACGACGGCGCGTACGACGGTCTATCGAACGCTCGCACGCTCGGATTTCTGGCTGCGCCGACCGGAGACCTCGGGCGGCCGCGTGGACACCGGGACTTCCGGCCCGCCGCGCCGCGGCGACCTGCTCGTCCGTATCGGCAGCGACATCGACGATCTGGGGGCGGTGGTGGTGCGTGCGTTCGTGCCGGTCGCGGTGGCCGTCGTCCTCGCGGTCGCGGCCGTCGCGCTCCTGGCGACGATCTCGCCTGCCGCTGCCGCGATCCTGGCCGGCGCGCTGGCCCTGTCGGGCATCGTCGCACCGTGGCTGTCGGCCGAGGCGGCGTCCGCGGCCGAACGCGCCGTGCGCGCCGACCGGGCGGAGTTCACCGCGCAGGCTCTGACGGTCCTCGACCATGCCGCCGAACTGCGCGTCGCCGGACGCCTCGACGCCGCCCTCGCCGCGGCGGGAGAAGCGTCGCGCCGGGCGGTCGCCGCCGAGGACCGGGCTGCCGCGCGCAGCGCTTGGTCGGCCGCGGCCACCCCGCTGTCGATCGGCGTCACCGTGCTGGCCGCTCTCCTCATCGGCATCACGGTCTACGGTCCCGACGGCGGCACACCGGGTGCGATGACACCTATGGCGCTCGTCGTCTTGGTCCTGTTGCCGCTGTCGGCCTTCGAAGCGGTCGGCCCGCTGCCCGCCGCGGCGCAGGCCCTGACCACCGCCCGCGCGGCCCTGCGTCGCCTGACCGAATTCGAATCCCCTGATGGTGGGTCGGTGAGCCCCGCGGCTGAACTCGTTTCGGGCGCGACCGACTCCGGTGACGCCCCACCCGGGTGGGTTGCAGAGCTGGGACAAGAACAAAGGCGGAGTGTCGCTTCCGCCCGGCCCGGCGAGGTGCGTGTGCCGGAGCTGCCCCGGGGACGACGCATCGCCGTGGTCGGCCCGAGCGGCGCCGGGAAGACGACACTGCTGATGACATGGGCGGGGTTGTTCGGCACACCCCGCCCCGGCGTCACCTTCTTCGCCGAAGACGCGCACCTCTTCGGCACCTCCGTACTGGAGAATCTGCGGGTCGCCCGCGGCGATCTCACCGCAGGGCAAGCCGAGAAGGCGCTGCGCGCCGTTGGTCTCGGGGACTGGTTGGACGGGCTGCCGGAAGGAATCCATACCGACCTGGTGGGCGGAGCGGCGGCCGTCTCGGGCGGCCAGCGCCGTCGGATCCTGCTCGCCCGCGCCCTGGTGTCGCCCGCGCGGGTGTTGCTGCTCGACGAGCCGACCGAGCACCTGGAGGCCGAGGCCGGCGCGAAGCTGCTGCGCGACTTGCTGGATGCCGACAGCGGGCTCGTCGAGCCCGACCGCATCGTGGTCGTCGTCACCCACCAATTGCCGGACGACCAGCGGGCCGACACGGTGCTGCGCATAGCGGCGTCGGGCCAGGTCACGACCGATTACGCGCGCCGTGAACCGGCTTGTGGCGCCACCCTTTCCGCCCACCGAGAAATTCCGTTGCCGAGCCGCTGACGCATCGCTAGATTCGTTCGTACACGAGGAAGGAGGTGGTTCGAAGAATGGATATTCATAGGACACGTGAGGTGGCTGTCCGCTAGCGCCACCGCTGCAGGTGGATTTCGCCCGCGCGAGCGCTGAGCGAATTCCAGGCAGTCACCCGGCCCCCGAGCCCCGGTCTGTCCGACCGGACCTGTGCCACGCGAGTGGCACCGGTATGGCTCGGGGGCTGTTCCATTTTCGTCTGTCCGGGAACAGTGGCTTGCGCTCCTCGGAAGACTGAACTCCGGTGGTGGTGGAGAACCTAGCCGATGTAGCGCTGAAGGCGGGCCGAGAGGCGGGG
Encoded here:
- the cydC gene encoding thiol reductant ABC exporter subunit CydC; protein product: MSTRIAARPRGAGALLDDLRRMWALLALSRLRVAVAIGWGVLALGSGLGLAALAAWLIARAWQMPPVLDLSIAVVTVRALGISRGLCRYLERLATHDVALRAMTTARTTVYRTLARSDFWLRRPETSGGRVDTGTSGPPRRGDLLVRIGSDIDDLGAVVVRAFVPVAVAVVLAVAAVALLATISPAAAAILAGALALSGIVAPWLSAEAASAAERAVRADRAEFTAQALTVLDHAAELRVAGRLDAALAAAGEASRRAVAAEDRAAARSAWSAAATPLSIGVTVLAALLIGITVYGPDGGTPGAMTPMALVVLVLLPLSAFEAVGPLPAAAQALTTARAALRRLTEFESPDGGSVSPAAELVSGATDSGDAPPGWVAELGQEQRRSVASARPGEVRVPELPRGRRIAVVGPSGAGKTTLLMTWAGLFGTPRPGVTFFAEDAHLFGTSVLENLRVARGDLTAGQAEKALRAVGLGDWLDGLPEGIHTDLVGGAAAVSGGQRRRILLARALVSPARVLLLDEPTEHLEAEAGAKLLRDLLDADSGLVEPDRIVVVVTHQLPDDQRADTVLRIAASGQVTTDYARREPACGATLSAHREIPLPSR